Within the Streptomyces sp. R41 genome, the region CGGGTGCCGACGTGCGACCGGTTCCTCCACGGATCGGAGGCAGCCGGGACGCGCACGCTAGGGCCGCTGTCTCGGCGGCCCCAGCGTCTCGCCTCCGGGCCCGCCGAGGCGGTCGGGTCCGCTGTCCTCCCCCGATGGCCCGGCGCCGTCGAGCCGCAGCTCCAGACGGCCGATCGCGGCACGGACACCGTGCCCGTAACTGTCGTCCCCGAGGGCGCCGACCGCGCCGCGGGCCCGGCGCAGATGGGTCCGGGCGGCCTCGGAGCGGCCGAGTTTCACATAGTCGGCGGCCAGGTTCAGATGCAGCGACGGGTAGAACGCGCGCACCGCGAGCGACTGGTGGTGCTCGGCGACCCGCCCGTCGCTGAGCTCCTCGGCCGCCGACAATGCCCGTAGGTCCCAGGCGAGTTCGTCCGAGGGATCGTCCTGCGTGTCGGCCATGTAGTGCGCCAGCGTGCAGCGGTGCAGGGCGTCGCCGTCCTCGCCGATCTCCGCCCACAGGTCCAGGAAGCGGCCCCGTGCCTCCTCGCGATCACCGCCGTGGTGCAGCATGACGACCTGCCCGATCCGGGTCATCATGGCGTCCGGCGCCGCCTGCTCCTGTTGCTCCGCCACCGCGTCCTCCAGGCTCGTCGCTGTCCCTCACGACGCTAGCCCGAGGCACCGACAATCACGCTCAGGCGCCCCCGTGCACCGCTGGGCCAGGCCGGTGACGGTCCGGCCCAGCGGCTCCGGTGTCAGCCCAGGTCCGGGATCTGCCAATCGATGGGGTCGTGGCCCTGCCGGGCCACCGCCTCGTTGATCTGCGTGAACGGACGGGAACCGAAGAACTTCTTCGCGGACAGCGGCGAGGGGTGCGCCCCCTTCACCACCACGTGACGCTCCTCGTCGATCAGCGGGAGCTTCTTCTGCGCGTAGTTGCCCCACAGCACGAAGACGGCCGGGTCGGGCCGGTCGGCCACGGCGCGGATCACCGCGTCCGTGAACTTCTCCCAGCCCTTGCCCTTGTGCGAGTTGGCCTCGCCGGAGCGCACGGTCAGCACCGCGTTCAGCAGCAGCACACCCTGCTCGGCCCACGGCATCAGATAGCCGTTGTCCGGGATCGAGGTGCCCAGCTCCTCCTTCATCTCCTTGTAGATGTTGCGGAGCGAAGGCGGGGTCTTCACGCCCGGGCGGACCGAGAAGCACAGGCCGTGCCCCTGGCCCTCGCCGTGATACGGGTCCTGGCCGAGGACGAGCACCTTCACCCGCTCGTACGGCGTCGCGTCGAGCGCGGCGAAGACCTCCTCCCGCGGAGGGTAGACGGGACCCTTCGCGCGCTCCTCCTCGACGAACTCGGTGAGTTCCTTGAAGTAGGGCTGCTGCAGCTCCTCGCCCAGGACGCCGCGCCAGGACTCGGGCAGCATGGCGATATCGGTCACGTCAACTTCCTCCGATGTGCGGTCACTTCCAGACCACAGAACCTACCGTCGGCCACTGACAATCGGCTCCGGCCCCGCTCCCGCACCACTGGTCCAGCCGGTCCGGCCGTGCGCTACCAGCTGGTCTTGCGGTGCAGCTCCCACATCGTCATGATCGTCGACGGGTCAAGGGCCCGCTCGCCGCCCGAGATGTCCTCGCTCGCGGCCACATACTGCTTGCCCTGCCACAGCGGCAGCAGCCGGGCGTCGTCGACGAGGATCTGCTGGGCCTCCTCGAACTCCTTCACCACGGCGCCTCGGTCGCTCTGGCGGCGCGACTCCGGCAGCAGGGTGTTCGTGATCCGCGGGGCCGCATAGGGCGTACCGAGGGCGTTCTGATCGCCCACGAAGGGCGCGATGAAGTTCTCGGCGTCCGGGAAATCGGGGAACCAGCCACGCCCGAACACCGGGTACTCGCCCTTGCGGTAGCCCGCCTCGTACGTCTTCCAGGGGCGGCTCTTCAGCGTGACGCGGAACAGGCCGGAGCCCTCGAGCTGGCTCTTGAGCTCCCGGAACTCCGGAGCGGTCTCGGAGCCGTAGCGGTCGGTCGTGTACCAGAGCGTGAGCGGGACGGGCTCCTTGATGCCCGCCTCCAGGAGGATCTTGCGGGCCTTGGAGGAACTGGGCTGCCCGTAGTCATCGAAAAAGCCGGTGCTGTGACCGATCAGGCCCGCGGGGACCATGGAGTACAACGGGTCCACGGTGTCCTTGTAGACGTTGTGCGCGACGGCCGGCCGGTCGACGACCTGGGCGATCGCCTTGCGGACCGCGGGCTTCCCGGCCCACGGGTCCTTCGGGTTGAACACCAGGTAGCTGATCTCGGTGCCGGCGCCTTCGAGGAGCTGGATGCCCTTCTGGGAGTCGCGCCCCTGGAGCTCGACGATGTCCGAGGCGGCGAGCCCGCGGTAGGTGACGTCGATCTTCTTGTCCCTGAGCGCTTCGACCATCTGGGCCGAGCCCGGGAAGTAGCGGATGGTGACCGCGTCGTTCTTGCGCTGGGCGAAACCGTCGTAGTGGTCGTTCCTGACCAGTTCGGCCTTCTTGCCCTCCTCGTAGGACTGGAGGCTGTACGGCCCGGACCCGAAGACCCTGCCGTCGGTGCGCAGGGCGTCGGCGGGGTAGTCGTCGGGGTCGACGATCGACATGGCGGGCGTGGCCAGGACGAACGGGAAGGTGGCGTCCGGCTTGTTCAGGTGGAAGACGATCTCCCGGTCGCCCAGCGCCTGGACCCGGTCGAGGCTGCCGAGCAGGCCCGCCGGACCGCCGCGTACCGCGATCTTCTTGATCCGGTCGATGGAGTACTTGACGGCCCGGGCGTCGAGCGTGTCCCCGTCGGAGAACTTCATGTCCGGGCGGAGTTCGCAGCGGTACGTGCGATTGGATCTGTCCGTGAACCCGCAGCTCTTGGCCGCGTCGGGCTGGGGCGTGACCGCGCCGTTGGGATAGCTCAGCAGCGTCTGGTAGATGTTGCGGAACAGCTCCCAGGAGCCGTCCCAGGAGGCGGCCGGGTCCAGCGTGCTGGGAGCGCTGGTGGTGCCCACAACGATCGGTCCCTTGTCGTCGGACGATCCCGAGGAGAGGACGCCACACCCGGCCACCAGGGTTATGGACGTGGCCGCCGCCAGCTGCCGCAGACATCGGTTCCGGTTGAACACGCGCACGCTCCTCGATCTGCCGTACCAAGGGTCGGCAGACCATACCGCAGTGCCCTGCCGGTGGAACCACGTTCCCGGCAGGGCACTTGATCAGCACGGATGTGACTACGTTGTCAGACTTCTGTGAACCCGTCGCGGAAGCCTTGGGCGAAGTCGATCTCGGTCGACGCCGTCGTAGTTTTTGTCAACTCTCCCTAACGCGCGGGCTACTCGACTCCGGCGTTCAGGAACATGCCGCCGTCCACAACGAGCGTCTGGCCGGTGACCCAGTCCGACTGCTGCGAGGTGAGGAACGCGGCGGCGCCCCCGATGTCGGAGGGCACGCCGAGCCGGCCGAGCGGGTAGGCCGCGGCCGCCTCCGCCTCGCGACCCTCGTACAAGGCCGCGGCGAACTTGGTCTTCACCACGGCGGGCGCGATGGCGTTGACCCGCACCTTGGGCGCGAACTCGTGCGCCAGCTGGACGGTCAGGTTGATCATTGCGGCCTTGCTGATGCCGTACGCGCCGATGAACGGCGAGGGGGCGAGGCCCGCGACGGAGGCGATGTTGACGATCGCGCCGCCGTTCTCGCTCTGCCAGGCCTTCCAGGTCTGCTGGGCGAAGCCGAGCGCCGAGACGACGTTGGTCTCGAAGACCTTGCGCGCCACATTGAGGTCCAGCTCGGCGATCGGCCCGAACACCGGGTTCGTACCGGCGTTGTTGACCAGGTAGTCGACGCGCCCGAAGGCCTCCATGGTGCGCTCGACGGCGATGGCCTGGTGGGCCTCGTCGTGGGCCTTGCCGGCGACGCCGATGACGCGGTCGGAGCCGAGGGCCTCGACGGCCTCCTTCAGCGCGTCCTCGTTGCGGCCGGTGATGCAGACCCGATCGCCGCGGGCTACCAGGGCCTCCGCGATGCCGTAGCCGATGCCGCGGCTCGCGCCCGTGATGAGCGCGACCTTGCCCGAGAGTTCGGGAAGTGTGGTCATGTTCGTTTCCCCCGGCCTTAGTTGAGCGGCCCGCCGGCCACGTACAGGACCTGGCCGGAGACGAATCCGGCGGCCTCGCCGGTGAAGAAGGCGATCGCGTTGGCGATGTCGTCGGGGTTGCCGACGCGCTGCACGGGGATCTGGGTGGCGGCGGCTGCCTGGAACTCCTCGAAGCCCATGCCGACGCGGGCCGCGGTCGCCGCGGTCATGTCGGTGACGATGAAGCCGGGCGCGACGGCGTTCGCGGTGACGCCAAACTTGCCGAGCTCGAACGCGAGCGTCTTGGTGAAGCCCTGCAGACCGGCCTTGGCCGCGGAGTAGTTCACCTGGCCGCGGTTGCCGAGCGCCGAGGACGAGGACAGGTTGACGATCCGGCCGAACTTGGCGTCCACCATGTACTTCTGAACGGCTCGCGTCATCAGGAAGGAGCCGCGCAGGTGCACGTTCATGACCGTGTCCCAGTCGGACGCGCTCATCTTGAAGAGCAGGTTGTCGCGGAGCACGCCCGCGTTGTTCACCAGGATCGTCGGCGCACCGAGCTCCTCGGCGATCCGCGCGATGGCGGCCTCGACCTGGGCCTCGTCGGAGACGTCGCAGCCGACGGCGATGGCCTTGCCACCGGCGGCGGTGATCTTCTCCACGGTGTCCTTGCACGCGGCCTCGTCGAGGTCGATCACCGCGACGGCGCGGCCCTCCGCGGCCAGTCGTACGGCGGTCGCGGCGCCGATGCCGCGCGCGGCACCGGTGACTACGGCGACGCGCTGCTCAGTGGTGGACATTGCTGGTTCTCCTCGCCCTTGGAAAAGCCTGTCGGAAGGCCTGTGGGAAAGCCCGTCTCGGCAACCTTGGCACCCTCACGGACACCTCGGCGGTCCTGCAAAGCCTGCGGCTCACGGTACGCCACTCCAGTGAGCGACCGCTTAGTACCTTCAGCAGACGTGACGCTAGAAGCCCTGGCACCCGGTGTCAACGGCACACCGCGTGCGTGTGATCCATTACCTGACCAGCAGGTCGAGCAACCGCTCCGCCTCGGCAGCCGGATCGGCGGTGAGTCCGGTGTGCACGGGCCCCGGCTGGACGACCGTCGAGCGCGGCGCGATCAGCCAGCGAAAACGCCTCCCGGCGTCATCGCGTGCCGCCTGACCAGCGGCTTCTCCTCCGGTACAGACCCCTTCGACGGCGCGCAGCGCGGCCCGTACGCCCGCCACGTCCGCCTCCGGGTCCAGCGCCCGCAGCTTGGTCTCGTCCAGATGTGTCCGCGCCGCGACGAAGGACTTGGCCCGGCAGTACACCAGCACGCCCGCGTTGAAGCACTCGCCGCGCTCGACCCGCGGCACGACACGCAGCAGCGCGTACTCGAAGATGTCCCGCTCGCTCACTTGGCCCCCTCGATGCCCTTGATGCGCTCGTGGATGACGGCGGCGCGCGCCAGGAGCGGCTGCGCGTAGGCGCGGCGCAGCGCGTCGGTCGAGTCGAAGCCGGGCTCGTCGGCCAGCCACTCCTCGGGGATCTCGGCGGTCACCTCGGCGAGCAGTTCCTCGGTGACCAGCGGCGCCAGCTCGGCGGCGGCCGAGGCGATGTCCGGCCCGAAGGGCGCGAGCGCGTGGTCGGAGACGTCGTACGGCTTGGCGGCGGAGGCCCCCGCCCCGGGCCAGTGGTGGTGCCAGATCATGGTGGCGCCGTGGTCGATGAGCCACAGCTCGCCGCTGCGGACCAGCATGTTGGGGTTGCGCCAGGAGCGGTCGACGTTGTTGACGAGCGCGTCGAACCAGACGATCCGGCCGGCCTCCTCGGGGCTCACGCCGAAAGCGAGTGAATCGAAGCCGATCGCGCGGGAGAGGAAGTCCATCCCGAGGTTCAGCCCGCCGCTCGACTTCAGCAGCTCCTGGACTTCCTGGTCCGGCTCGCCGAGTCCCAGGACCGGATCCAGGTCGATCGTCACCAGACCGGGTACGCGCAGGCCGAGCCGGCGGGCGAGTTCACCGCAGACGACCTCCGCCACGAGCGTTTTGCGCCCCTGTCCGGCGCCGCTGAACTTCATGACATAGGTCCCGAGATCGTCGGCCTCGACGAGCCCCGGCAGCGAGCCGCCCTCACGCAGGGGCGTGATGTAGCGGGTCGCGATGACTTCCTTGAGCATCGCCCCAGGCTACTGGGGTGGCCGCGTCCGACGGATGCGGCCCGTGGGCGCCCGCCACGGCCGGATCCCGACGGACGTGCTGTCGACCTGCTGTCGATTTGGCCAAGAAGTCACCAACCCCCTGAACAGGGCACAGGGGCAGGCCGTACTCCTGTACGGATCAGCATCACGTTCGTTGAAGGGAAAGTCAGCATGACCAGCGAATCGCTTCAGCCCGTCTCGGCTCCGGCCCGCCGCACCGTCGTGGCGGCGGTCGGCGCGGCGGGGCTCGCCGTCGCGCTGACCGCGTGCGGGTCGGACGACAAGAAGTCGTCCGGTTCCACCGAGGTGAGCGGGGGCGGCTCCGGAGGCGGCGACAACGCCGAGGCCGGGAACGCCGGCGCCACCGTCCTCGCCAAGACCACCGACATCCCGGAGGGCGGCGGCAAGGTCTTCGCCGACCAGGGGGTGGTGGTCACCCAGCCGACCGCGGGGACGTTCAAGGCCTTCTCCTCCAAGTGCACCCACCAGGGCTGCGCCGTGAAGGGCATCTCGAACGGCGTGATCAACTGCCCTTGCCACGGCAGCCAGTTCTCCGCCACCGACGGCAGCGTGAAGAAGGGGCCCGCGACGACCGCCCTGGCCGCCGCCAAGATCACCGTCGACGGCGAGTCGATCAAGCTGGCCTGATCCCTGGGGACTTCAGCGGTCGGGCTCGCGTGACCCCTGGGAACTTCAGCGGCGCGGTCGCTTGAAGCAGGCCAGCACGTCGTCGGTCGAGGCGATGGTGGCGACCAGGGCGAGCGTGTTGCGGATCATCGCGGGGGTGTAGTCGGAGGGCACCCCCGCGATGGCGTCCGCGGGGACGACGGCGGTGTAGCCGCGGTTCACGGCGTCGAACACGGCATTGGGGATGGCCACGTTGGCCGAGACACCGGTCACCACGAGGGTGCGGCAGCCCACGTTGCGCAGCAGTGGATCGACGTCGGTGCCCGCGATCGGCGAAAGGCCGTGCAGCCGGCGTACGACGAAGTCCTCCTCGGCGACCTCGATGGGCGGCGCGATCCGCACGGCAGTGGTCCCCGTCAGCTGCCGCACGGGCAGCCGCTCGGCCGCGCGGAACAGCCGGGCGTTGCGGCTCGCGCCCCGGCCGTCCGGCCGCCGCTCGGCGATCGCGTGGATGACCTGGACCCCACTTTCGTGCGCGGCGGCCACCAGCCGGGCGACATTGGCGAGCGCCCCCGACGACCGTGCCTCCTTGGCGAGTTCGGGCAGCGCGCTGTCCTGGCCCACGACACCCTGCTGGCACTCCACGGTGAGCAGCACCGTAGTGGCGGGGTCGAGGAGTTCACTGAGCTGTTCGTACGACGGCATGGCTCCCCTTGTCGTCGGAGGTCGCAGCGGGCGAGCGTAACGACCATTGCGTGGGGACGGAAGACGGCCCATGCTCTTTCTGACGTGATGTCAGAGGATCTCTGTCGGCTCGGACGAGGCCGACGTGGAAGAAGAGGGGACCGCATGGCCGTCACTCAGCGCAGGGGCCGGAAGATCATGATGACTCCCGGCGAACTGGACGAGTTCCTCACCACCCAGCGCACCTGCCGCGTCGCGACCGTGTCGAAGGACGGCGCCCCGCATGTGAGCGCCCTCTGGTTCGCCTGGGACGGGACCTCGTTGTGGCTGTACTCCGTGGTGCGCAGCAAGCGCTGGACGGAGCTGCGGCGCGATCCGCGCGTCGCCGTGGTGATCGACTCGGGCGAGGAGTACGGGGACCTGCGCGGCGTCGAGCTGTCCGGCACGGTGGAGTTCGTGGGGGAGGTCCCGCGCACCGGGGAGCTGCGCGCCGAACTCGACGTCCCGGAGACCCTGTTCGCGCGCAAGAACTTCGGCCTGGAGGAGATGCCGCACGACGGCCGCCACGCCTGGGCGCGGCTGACTCCGGAGGCGATCGCTTCGTGGGACTTCCGGAAACTGCCTCCTCAGTAGCGCACTTGCCGCAGTAGTTCACTCGGCTCGGTGGCTCACCGGGCTCCGCGACTCAGCCGACTCTGCGGCTCACTCGACGCCCTCCCCGGCCCTGCGCAAGGCGTCCACCGCCGCCCTGATCGAAGGCCGACGGTCGGCGTCGGCCCGCCATACGACGTAGACATGGCGCCGTACACGCTGTCGCACCGGCACCGTGACGACTCCCTCGGGCATCGGATGGCGCCCGAGCAGCGGAGCCACGCACACCCCGAGCCCCGCGGCGACCAGGCCGAGTTGGGTGTGCGTCTCCGCCGCGCGGTGCCCGATGTGCGGTTCGATGCCCTTGGAGCGCAGCGTGAACATCAGCCACTCGTGGCAGAACTCGCCCTCGCCCCAGGTGATCCATTCGTCGTCGGCGAAATCACCGAGATCCACCTCGTCACGGTCCGCGAGCCGGTGCCCGACCGGCATCGCGACATCGGCCGGGTCGTCGAGGATCGACGCCTTGACCAGGCCGTCGGGCAGCGGCATCGGCTTGTTGTACCAGTCGAGCACGACCGCCAGGTCGAGATCGCCGCGCACGACCCCGGCAACCCCGGCCTCCGGCTCCAGCTCGCAGGAGCGCACCCGCAGTCCGGGGTGATCGGCACGCAGAGCGGCGAGCGCGGCCGGAAACAGACCGCGCGCGGCGGTCGGGAACGCCGACAGCCGCAACTCACCCACCACCTGACCGCGCTGGGCCTCCAGGTCGGACTGGGCGAGCTCGACCTGGGACAGGATCCGCGCGGCATGGTCGGCGAGCAGCCGCCCGGCGTCGGTGAGGCGCACCCCCCGGCCGTTCTTGGCGAGCAGCTGCTGCCCGACCTCGCGCTCCAGCTTGGACATCTGCTGGGAGACGGCCGACGTCGTCACGTGCAGCCCCTCGGCCGCGCCGCTCACCGAACCGTGCCGGGCGAGGGCGTCGAGGGTGCGCAGGCGCTCCAGATTCAACATATAAGCAATACTACGAGATATCGCTCGACAAATCTCGCTTGTGCTAAGAGATCGTCGTGCTTCATCGTTACGTCCATGAGCACCGTCACGAGCCGTCACACCCCCGCCGCCACGACCACGACCCCGCACCGCCGCACCCCTCTCGACTGGCGGATCCGCTTCGGCGCACTCTCCCTGATCTGGGGCTTCAGCTTTCTGCTCATCAAGGTCGGCACGGAGGGCTACGCACCGTTCCAAGTGACCTTCGGGCGGCTGCTGTTCGGGACCGCGGTGCTCGCGGCGGCGATGGCGGTGAAGCGGGAGCGGCTGCCGCGCGGGGCGCGCACCTGGGGGCATCTCGCGGTCGCGGCCTTCCTGCTGAACGCGCTGCCGTTCTCGCTCTTCGCCTACTCCGAGCTGACCATCCCGTCCACGCTCGCGGGCATCTGCAACGCGACCTCGCCGCTGTGGGGCATGGCCCTGTCCCTGGTCGCCCTCTTCGAGGACCGGCCCACCCGACTCAGGGTCGCCGGTCTCGGCATCGGCTTCATCGGCGTGCTGACGGTCCTCGGCGTCTGGCAGGGCTTCCACGGCCTGGACGCCACGGGCACGGCGATGGCCCTGCTGGCCTCGCTGAGCTACCCGATCGGCTGGATCTACGTCCGCCGCACGCTGGCCGGCACCGGTCACTCGCACCTGTCGATGACCGGCGCCCAGCTGCTGCTGGCCACCGCTCAACTGGCTTTCGTGACTCCGCTGTTCACCACGCTGCCGAGCCACTTCCCGATCACGCCGCTGCTCGCGATCGCCGCCCTGGGAGCCCTCGGCACGGGCGTGGCCATGCTCATCCAGTACGGCATCGTCGCGGAGGTCGGCCCGACGACCGCTCAGATGGTCACGTACTTCATCCCGGTGATAGCCACCGCCGCGGGCGTCGCGATCCTCGGCGAGTCGCTGACCTGGTCGACTCCGGTCGGCGCGGTGATCGTCCTCGCGGGCGCGGCGCTCACCCAGGCGAAGACGCGCCGCTGACTCACACGTAACGACGTGCGGGCGCCGGGCCGACAGCGGAGGCGACGGCGTCCGCCAGCGGCTCGATGTCGTCCGGCGTGAGCGTCGAGACAGTGATCCGGACGGCGGGCGGCCCACTCATCCGAAAGCGCGCTCCGGGCGCGACGGCCCAGCCCGCGTGCAGCAATCGCGCGACCGCCCCCGTCTCGTCCGGGACCGG harbors:
- a CDS encoding uracil-DNA glycosylase, whose product is MTDIAMLPESWRGVLGEELQQPYFKELTEFVEEERAKGPVYPPREEVFAALDATPYERVKVLVLGQDPYHGEGQGHGLCFSVRPGVKTPPSLRNIYKEMKEELGTSIPDNGYLMPWAEQGVLLLNAVLTVRSGEANSHKGKGWEKFTDAVIRAVADRPDPAVFVLWGNYAQKKLPLIDEERHVVVKGAHPSPLSAKKFFGSRPFTQINEAVARQGHDPIDWQIPDLG
- a CDS encoding ABC transporter substrate-binding protein → MFNRNRCLRQLAAATSITLVAGCGVLSSGSSDDKGPIVVGTTSAPSTLDPAASWDGSWELFRNIYQTLLSYPNGAVTPQPDAAKSCGFTDRSNRTYRCELRPDMKFSDGDTLDARAVKYSIDRIKKIAVRGGPAGLLGSLDRVQALGDREIVFHLNKPDATFPFVLATPAMSIVDPDDYPADALRTDGRVFGSGPYSLQSYEEGKKAELVRNDHYDGFAQRKNDAVTIRYFPGSAQMVEALRDKKIDVTYRGLAASDIVELQGRDSQKGIQLLEGAGTEISYLVFNPKDPWAGKPAVRKAIAQVVDRPAVAHNVYKDTVDPLYSMVPAGLIGHSTGFFDDYGQPSSSKARKILLEAGIKEPVPLTLWYTTDRYGSETAPEFRELKSQLEGSGLFRVTLKSRPWKTYEAGYRKGEYPVFGRGWFPDFPDAENFIAPFVGDQNALGTPYAAPRITNTLLPESRRQSDRGAVVKEFEEAQQILVDDARLLPLWQGKQYVAASEDISGGERALDPSTIMTMWELHRKTSW
- a CDS encoding SDR family oxidoreductase, with product MTTLPELSGKVALITGASRGIGYGIAEALVARGDRVCITGRNEDALKEAVEALGSDRVIGVAGKAHDEAHQAIAVERTMEAFGRVDYLVNNAGTNPVFGPIAELDLNVARKVFETNVVSALGFAQQTWKAWQSENGGAIVNIASVAGLAPSPFIGAYGISKAAMINLTVQLAHEFAPKVRVNAIAPAVVKTKFAAALYEGREAEAAAAYPLGRLGVPSDIGGAAAFLTSQQSDWVTGQTLVVDGGMFLNAGVE
- the fabG gene encoding 3-oxoacyl-ACP reductase FabG, with translation MSTTEQRVAVVTGAARGIGAATAVRLAAEGRAVAVIDLDEAACKDTVEKITAAGGKAIAVGCDVSDEAQVEAAIARIAEELGAPTILVNNAGVLRDNLLFKMSASDWDTVMNVHLRGSFLMTRAVQKYMVDAKFGRIVNLSSSSALGNRGQVNYSAAKAGLQGFTKTLAFELGKFGVTANAVAPGFIVTDMTAATAARVGMGFEEFQAAAATQIPVQRVGNPDDIANAIAFFTGEAAGFVSGQVLYVAGGPLN
- a CDS encoding DUF3037 domain-containing protein, which produces MSERDIFEYALLRVVPRVERGECFNAGVLVYCRAKSFVAARTHLDETKLRALDPEADVAGVRAALRAVEGVCTGGEAAGQAARDDAGRRFRWLIAPRSTVVQPGPVHTGLTADPAAEAERLLDLLVR
- a CDS encoding HipA family kinase, which encodes MLKEVIATRYITPLREGGSLPGLVEADDLGTYVMKFSGAGQGRKTLVAEVVCGELARRLGLRVPGLVTIDLDPVLGLGEPDQEVQELLKSSGGLNLGMDFLSRAIGFDSLAFGVSPEEAGRIVWFDALVNNVDRSWRNPNMLVRSGELWLIDHGATMIWHHHWPGAGASAAKPYDVSDHALAPFGPDIASAAAELAPLVTEELLAEVTAEIPEEWLADEPGFDSTDALRRAYAQPLLARAAVIHERIKGIEGAK
- a CDS encoding Rieske (2Fe-2S) protein; this encodes MTSESLQPVSAPARRTVVAAVGAAGLAVALTACGSDDKKSSGSTEVSGGGSGGGDNAEAGNAGATVLAKTTDIPEGGGKVFADQGVVVTQPTAGTFKAFSSKCTHQGCAVKGISNGVINCPCHGSQFSATDGSVKKGPATTALAAAKITVDGESIKLA
- a CDS encoding cysteine hydrolase, whose product is MPSYEQLSELLDPATTVLLTVECQQGVVGQDSALPELAKEARSSGALANVARLVAAAHESGVQVIHAIAERRPDGRGASRNARLFRAAERLPVRQLTGTTAVRIAPPIEVAEEDFVVRRLHGLSPIAGTDVDPLLRNVGCRTLVVTGVSANVAIPNAVFDAVNRGYTAVVPADAIAGVPSDYTPAMIRNTLALVATIASTDDVLACFKRPRR
- a CDS encoding pyridoxamine 5'-phosphate oxidase family protein; protein product: MAVTQRRGRKIMMTPGELDEFLTTQRTCRVATVSKDGAPHVSALWFAWDGTSLWLYSVVRSKRWTELRRDPRVAVVIDSGEEYGDLRGVELSGTVEFVGEVPRTGELRAELDVPETLFARKNFGLEEMPHDGRHAWARLTPEAIASWDFRKLPPQ
- a CDS encoding LysR family transcriptional regulator; the protein is MLNLERLRTLDALARHGSVSGAAEGLHVTTSAVSQQMSKLEREVGQQLLAKNGRGVRLTDAGRLLADHAARILSQVELAQSDLEAQRGQVVGELRLSAFPTAARGLFPAALAALRADHPGLRVRSCELEPEAGVAGVVRGDLDLAVVLDWYNKPMPLPDGLVKASILDDPADVAMPVGHRLADRDEVDLGDFADDEWITWGEGEFCHEWLMFTLRSKGIEPHIGHRAAETHTQLGLVAAGLGVCVAPLLGRHPMPEGVVTVPVRQRVRRHVYVVWRADADRRPSIRAAVDALRRAGEGVE
- a CDS encoding DMT family transporter, whose product is MSTVTSRHTPAATTTTPHRRTPLDWRIRFGALSLIWGFSFLLIKVGTEGYAPFQVTFGRLLFGTAVLAAAMAVKRERLPRGARTWGHLAVAAFLLNALPFSLFAYSELTIPSTLAGICNATSPLWGMALSLVALFEDRPTRLRVAGLGIGFIGVLTVLGVWQGFHGLDATGTAMALLASLSYPIGWIYVRRTLAGTGHSHLSMTGAQLLLATAQLAFVTPLFTTLPSHFPITPLLAIAALGALGTGVAMLIQYGIVAEVGPTTAQMVTYFIPVIATAAGVAILGESLTWSTPVGAVIVLAGAALTQAKTRR